The genomic stretch GAAGGGCGTCCGGTCGAGCACCACCTCGACCTTGTCGCCCTTGGACGCCTCGGTCACCTCGACCCCGTCGCGCACCAGCGCGCGGATGCTGCCCTCGCCCTCGTGGCCCTCGCCCTCGTAGCCGAGGAACTCGGTGGGGCCGAGCTTCTCCGCGAGCTTGAGGTACACGTCGCCAACGGCCTTGTCCTTGTTGAGCGCGGACTTGACGCCCTTGGAGTCCGCCTCCTTGACCCGTTCGTAGTCCTCCAGGTCGGCCTCGAGGCCGTGCTCCTGGAGGATGATCTGCGTCAGGTCCGACGGGAAGCCGTAGGTGCCGTGGAAGAGGAACACCTCCTCGCCGGTCATCACCTTCTCGCCCGCCGCCTTCATGCGGCCGACGCTCTCCTCGATGAGCTTCATGCCGCGGCTGAGCGTCTCGCGGAAGCTCTGCTCCTCGAACTCCGCCACCCGGAGGATGAACGGCCGGCTCTCGCGCAGCTCCGGGTACGCGTCGCCCATCAGCTCGATGACGCGGTCGATGACCTTGTGGAAGAAGTGCTGCTCGATGCGCATCAGGTGCGCGCCGTGGCGGATGGCCCGGCGCATGATGCGGCGGAGCACGTAGCCGCGGCCCTCGTTGGAGGGCTGCACGCCGTCTGCGATGAGGAACGCCGCCGCGCGGCTGTGGTCCGCGATGACGCGATGGGAGGCGCCCGTCTCCTGCGAGTACGGCTTGCCGGAGACCTCGACCACCCTCGCGATGATGTCCTGGAACAGGTCCGTGTCGTAGTTGGAGCGCTTGCCCTGCACGACGGAGGCGATGCGCTCCAGGCCCGCGCCCGTGTCGATGGACGGCTTGGGCAGCGGAATCAGCGGCGCGTCCTTCTCCTTGCGCTCGAACTGCATGAACACGAGGTTCCAGATTTCGAGCCACCGGTCGCAGTCACACGCGACGCCCTGACACTTGCGGCCCGCGGCCTCCTCGACACAGGGGATGTCGTCGCCCTGGTGGTAGTGGATTTCGGAGCAGGGGCCGCACGGGCCGGTGTCGCCCATGGCCCAGAAGTTGTCCTTCTTGCCGAGCTTGTAGATGCGGTCGCGGGCGACGCCCTGCTTGGCCCACAGCTCGAACGCCTCCTCGTCCCAGGGGATGCCGTCCTCGCCGTTGAACACGGTGATGGCCAGCCGCTCCTGCGCCAGGCCGAGCGTCTTCGTCACGAACTCCCAGCCGTACGCGATGGCGTCCGCCTTGAAGTAGTCGCCGAAGGAGAAGTTGCCGAGCATCTCGAAGAACGTGTGGTGGCGCGCCGTGTAGCCCACGTTGTCGAGGTCGTTGTGCTTGCCACCGGCGCGCACGCACTTCTGCGACGTCGTCGCGCGCGTGTAGTCGCGGCGCTCGCGGCCGGTGAAGACGTCCTTGAACTGCACCATGCCCGCGTTGGTGAACAGCAGGGTCGGGTCGTTGGCGGGCACCAGCGACGAGGAGGGCACGCGGCGGTGTCCACGCTCCTCGAAGAACTTGAGGAACGCCTCGCGAATCTGGGAGGCGGTGAGGGCGGAAGGCATGGTGTGGGTATATGCCACAAGAGGCGGCGGCGCAGGAGTTCTTGGAGTGTGCATGAGGTGGGAGGACGCCCCACGGCCGGTGTGGCTGACCCTCCTGGCTGTTGCACGACCAAGGGGTGTCACACCTGTTTCACGCGCCCGCCCGGACGTGGAGCCGGGCGGGGCGCCGGCCTGGAGCGGGGCGGGACGAGGGGGCCCTTGGCCACCTCAGCGGGCGGGCGGGGGCCGGCGCTGGGGGAGCTCCCGGGCGGGCATGCCCGCAACCACGGCGAGCGGGGCGACGTCGGAGGTCACCAGGGCCCCGGCCCCAATCACGGCGCCGTCCCCCACCGTCACGGGGCCGATGATCTGCGCGCCCGCGCCCACGAAGACGTTGCGGCCGATGCGGGGCGCGCGGGCCTCACCCAGCCGGGGCTCCACGCTGACGTTCTGCGCGAGGAAGCTGCCCTCGCCGACCTCCACGCCCGGGGCCACCACCACGCCCACGCCTCCGTAACCCAGCCCGACGGAGGCGTGCAGGCGCGCGTCGATGTCCACGTGGCTGTGCAGCAGCCGGTCCCCCACCGCCGACACGAGCCCTGG from Myxococcus stipitatus encodes the following:
- the alaS gene encoding alanine--tRNA ligase, giving the protein MPSALTASQIREAFLKFFEERGHRRVPSSSLVPANDPTLLFTNAGMVQFKDVFTGRERRDYTRATTSQKCVRAGGKHNDLDNVGYTARHHTFFEMLGNFSFGDYFKADAIAYGWEFVTKTLGLAQERLAITVFNGEDGIPWDEEAFELWAKQGVARDRIYKLGKKDNFWAMGDTGPCGPCSEIHYHQGDDIPCVEEAAGRKCQGVACDCDRWLEIWNLVFMQFERKEKDAPLIPLPKPSIDTGAGLERIASVVQGKRSNYDTDLFQDIIARVVEVSGKPYSQETGASHRVIADHSRAAAFLIADGVQPSNEGRGYVLRRIMRRAIRHGAHLMRIEQHFFHKVIDRVIELMGDAYPELRESRPFILRVAEFEEQSFRETLSRGMKLIEESVGRMKAAGEKVMTGEEVFLFHGTYGFPSDLTQIILQEHGLEADLEDYERVKEADSKGVKSALNKDKAVGDVYLKLAEKLGPTEFLGYEGEGHEGEGSIRALVRDGVEVTEASKGDKVEVVLDRTPFYGESGGQLGDTGDIVGHGGKAVAKVKDAQRPVPGLIVHTVELAEGAFKVGDMVQAAVDVERRKAIRANHSATHLLHKALKLVLGEHVKQAGSVVAPDFLRFDFSHFGPLTTEESEKVEDLVNGWIRDNAAAQTRVMALEDAKKSGAVAMFGEKYGETVRVVTVHPESTELCGGTHVRRSGDIGLFKISSESSVASGVRRVIALTGVGALQFVREQEHELRKVAELLKTNPKEIAKRVEATQKRVKELERKVEEVSVKAQTAGSKDLLDQARDVNGMKVLATRVDPADDKVFRGMADQLRDRIRSGVVAIGGEKDGRAIILVAATKDVVAKGISAGDLVREMAKEVGGKGGGKPDMAQAGGPDAAKLSAALDKLYELVKGAGA
- a CDS encoding DapH/DapD/GlmU-related protein is translated as MGPTALTFYRAARRLRELGLPLLPGLVSAVGDRLLHSHVDIDARLHASVGLGYGGVGVVVAPGVEVGEGSFLAQNVSVEPRLGEARAPRIGRNVFVGAGAQIIGPVTVGDGAVIGAGALVTSDVAPLAVVAGMPARELPQRRPPPAR